From one Dama dama isolate Ldn47 chromosome 4, ASM3311817v1, whole genome shotgun sequence genomic stretch:
- the LOC133055253 gene encoding zinc finger and SCAN domain-containing protein 4-like, whose product MPPSAPPAAPGRKNTQPGLLQNGNNSCARQELQRLYKSFHLWLQPEKHSKDEIIFQLALEQFMINKHYSEKSTLKEKWKASGGDLEKFTEDLHDDCMKLPDLVRVRMQGQEALFSENMPLKEIIFHLTNQLSTGGVNMRTPPQTMQDTSLETGQRNEDKENDGNISVKTHQVNDSITSPSNQIPSLLIVQEENRPRLEEGGVSLENPRSSRRGASPGPSRLQDRFLKGPSSQDVLMEVEPDQVTPEPVSTHQSSEGTSAHGEHQERSHRAPEVYRCERCPKTFRHSSRFRVHQKRHNNERTCVCAECGKGFFQASDLHVHQRIHTGEKPFACSTCEMAFTHKTNLRAHERTHTGEKPYECSLCQRCFRQSSTYHRHLRFHQKTTLKSAPH is encoded by the exons AACACTCAGCCTGGCTTATTGCAAAATGGCAATAACTCATGTGCAAGGCAGGAACTGCAAAGACTCTATAAGTCATTTCATTTATGGCTGCAGCCAGAAAAACACAGCAaggatgaaattatttttcaacttGCCCTGGAACAATTTATGATCAATAAGCACTACAGTGAAAAGTCTACTttgaaagagaaatggaaagcaaGTGGTGGAGACCTGGAGAAATTCACAGAAGATCTGCATGATGACTGCATGAAGCTACCTGACTTG gtccGTGTCCGCATGCAGGGGCAGGAAGCCCTCTTTTCAGAAAATATGCCCTTAAAAGAAATCATCTTTCATCTAACCAATCAGTTGTCGACAGGAGGGGTGAACATGAGGACTCCACCCCAGACTATGCAAGATACGTCCCTAGAAACAGGACAAA gaaatgaagataaagaaaatgatgGCAATATTTCTGTGAAAACTCATCAAGTAAATGACAGTATTACTAGTCCAAGCAATCAAATACCTTCCCTACTCATTGTCCAAGAAGAGAACCGTCCGAGGCTGGAAGAAGGaggtgtttctctggagaatccacGAAGCTCCAGAAGAGGAGCAAGTCCAGGCCCCTCCAGGCTTCAGGACAGATTCCTGAAAGGACCCTCTTCTCAAGATGTCCTCATGGAGGTGGAACCAGACCAGGTCACCCCTGAGCCTGTTTCTACCCACCAGAGCTCTGAGGGGACTTCTGCACATGGGGAGCACCAGGAAAGATCTCATAGAGCCCCAGAagtatacagatgtgagagatgtcCCAAGACCTTCAGGCATTCCTCTCGGTTCAGAGTTCACCAGAAAAGACACAATAATGAGAGGACATGTGTTTGTGCCGAGTGTGGCAAAGGCTTCTTCCAGGCATCAGACCTCCATGTGCATCAGAGGattcacacaggagagaagcccttCGCGTGCAGCACATGTGAAATGGCCTTCACCCACAAAACCAACCTTCGGGCTCACGAGAGAAcccacacaggagagaagccctatGAGTGTTCCCTCTGCCAGAGATGCTTCCGCCAGTCCTCCACCTACCACCGCCATCTTAGGTTTCACCAGAAAACTACCCTCAAAAGTGCTCCACACTAA